Part of the Salmo trutta chromosome 5, fSalTru1.1, whole genome shotgun sequence genome is shown below.
tattttcatttgtttaacacttttttggttactacatgattccatatgtgttatttcattgttttgatgtcttcactattgttctacactgtagaaaatagtaaaaataaagaaaaacccttgaatgagtaggtgttctaaaactttgtgtgtgtgtatatatgtatgtatatatatatatatatatactgctcaaaaaataaagggaacactaaaataacacatcctagatctgaattaatgaaataatcttattaaatacttttttctttacatagttgaatgtgctgacaacaaaatcacacaaaaataatcaatggaaatccaatttatcaatccatggaggtctggatttggagtcacactcaaaattaaagtggaaaaccacactacaggctgatccaactttgatgtaatgtccttaaaacaagtcaaaatgaggctcagtagtgtgtgtggcctccacgtgcctgtatgatttccctacaacgcctgggcatgctcctgatgaggtggcggatggtctcctgagggatctcctcccagacctggactaaagcatccgccaactcctggacagtctgtggtgtaacgtggcgttggtggatggagcgagacatgatgttccagatgtgctcaattggattcaggtctggggaacgggcgggccagtccatagcatcaatgaccttcctcttgcaggaactgctgacacactccagccacatgaggtctagcattgtcttgcattaggaggaagccAGGGCCAAGGGGCCAGGGGTCTGAGGccaggggtctgaggatctcatctcggtacctaatggcagtcaggctacctctggcgagcacatggagggctgtgcggccccccaaagaaatgccaccccacaccatgactgacccactgccaaaccggtcatgctggaggatgttgcaggcagtagaacgttctccacggcgtctccagactctgtcacgtctgtcacatgtgctcagtgtgaacctgctttcatctgtgaagagcacagggcgccagtggcgaatttgccaatcttggtgttctctggcaaatgccaaacgtcctgcacggtgttgggctgtaagcacaacccccacctgtggacgtcgggccctcataccaccctcatggagtctgtttgagcagacacatgcacatttgtggcctgctggaggtcattttgcagggctctggcagtgctcctcctgctcctccttgcacaaaggcagaggtagcggtcctgctgctgggttgttgccctcctacggcctcctccacgtctcctgatgtactggcctgtctcctggtagggcctccatgctctggacactacgctgacagacacagcaaaccttcttgccacagctcgcattgatgtgccatcctggatgagctgcactacctgagccactcgtgtgggttgtagactccgtctcatgctaccactagagtgaaagcaccgccagcattcaaaagtgaccaaaacatcagccaggaagcataggaactgagaagtggtctgtggtcaccacctgcagaaccactcctttattgggggtgtcttgctaattgcctataatttccacctgttgtctattccatttgcacaacagcatgtgaaatttattgtcaatcagtgttgcttcctaagtggacagtttgatttcacagaagtgtgattgacttggagttacattgtgttgtttcagtgttccctttatttttttgagcagtgtatatatatattgtaccaACAGGGGTCataaaattctaaataaaatagctaaatgatccttggtatgaccggCTTATGAAATAATGaggatttacagtgcattcacaaagtattcagaccccttgactttttccacattttgttacgttacagccttattctaaaatgtattaaatagttttttccctcatcaatctacacacaataccccataatgacaaagcaaaaatagatttttaggcatttttgcaaatttagaccggtggggtctgtttgtgtttgaacagagccccaggaccagcttgcttaggggactcttctctacgtttatctctctgtaggtgatggtttGTTATggaggtttgggaatcgcttccttttaggtggttgtagaatttaacggctcttttctggtatcggcctaattctgctggcgttttacgttgtacacggaggatgtttttgcagattgaatctcaatttggtgtttgtcccattttgtgaattcttggttggtgagcggaccccagacctcacaaccataaatggcaatgggttctataactgattcaagtatttgtaGCCAGATCCTATTTgggatgtcgaattttatgttccttttgttgGCGTAGAAAGCCTTTCTTGcgttgtctctcagatcgttcacagctttgtgaaagttacctgtggtgctgatgtttagtcCGAGGTAAGTATAGTGTGCTCTGGGGAAACAGTCTCTAGATTAAATTTGTTTTAATGGTCCTGGGCAACTACCTTTTTTGGAACacgattatttttgttttactgagatttactgttgGGGCCctggtctgacagaatctgtgcagaagatctaggtgatgctgtaggccctccttggttggggatcatcagcaaacagtagacatttgacttcagtgctgcagactgttttagttccctcgccaattcattgatatatacagtagatcagcctaatcgaggtttagattacatctcacattccagtgttcaaacTTGAGCACAAGGCTGTATGTTGAATTCTCTTATTGTGACTCAGTGCAGCAAAtagcaatgtccgctttagggaTAATGCCAGGAGTCACTTGtagatttgacagctctaacgcagttccacctccaacaCCACCAAAAGCAAGGGAGCAAGCAATGTCGGCTAAAGCGGacctgattgaatagagcccctagtctttttttgtgtgtgtgtttgtccatacAGCCATTCCATGGGGTCTCTACCCGCacattccctctccctcctcagccTGCATGCCTGATAGCTGCTCTAGGGCTTGGCCTGTGGGGGTGATGGGGCTGGTGATTCTAATACGGATGGCGCGGGGCAGCGAAGCTGAGACAGAGTGTTTCATCTGGGACTTGGAGAACAGCCATCCTCTGGAGCCTTATGGGGCCACTGGTCTGGCCAGGGCCTGGATACTGGTTATATACCCCTccagggactgggagcactggGATGGAGACTGGGAGAATGACTGGGCTTGGTGGGCCGGGACCTCCGAGGTCTCAGTGATGTTGGGGAGGTGAGGTAGGGGCAGAAGCAGCCATCTATGCTTCATAttacagaggagagacagtagagacaggAGGGTTGGAgatctgtgtgttgtgtttgtaagACAATTACTAAATTAGAGGAATGATAGTATCAATGAGTCGCGAGGACTCACGTGTGTCTTTTTCCTTACCATTACCATTCTATATTCCAACATCTACGTATGTTGGAAAACTCACATGGATAGTAGGATCTATGGAATTTTGTATGGTGACATCCCACCTTTTATACTACTGTGTCAATATGGTATAAAGGGaatccccaaaaatattttgtgcacatataaattatatataaaaaagaaTAATACTTAATGCCAGAAAAAGCAATTATACTTTAAACCAGCTACATTTTatgtctaaacaaaataacatttgACCAGTGGTAAAAGTACCATATtgccacgacttccgccgaagtcggctcctctccttgttcgggcggcgttcggcggtcgacgtcaccggtcttctagccatcgccgctccacttcTCAttgttccatgtgttttgtcttgtttccccgcacacctggtttacattccctaatcacactacatatatattccctctgttcccccccatgtctttgtgtggaattgttttgttacgtgttctgTGTGACGTGCCAGGCTGGTTTTTCCCCAGGTACCGTGTTTAACCCGAAgtatgtttaattgttaaacaTTTGCATCATTGTGACTGTTGTCGCTCTTTTCACTTTTGccattggctggaggttttgtTGACACAGTTGCGTCCGTCTGTTGTTgcttctgccaaataaagtgtgcgcctgatcacaactctctgctctcctgcacctgacttctataccagtagcgcacaacctgAAACATATCCTCAAATTTTAGACCTAGCTGAATATTTGAGCAACGATATTGGAGATGAGCTCATCTGTGATGAAGTGCAGAAAAATCTCTGCTTGCTGCACTGACAGTAAAAATCCACTCTGAGACTGACAGACCTGTAGCTGGTCCAAAGAGCCACCATGTGTGACCGGCCACACGACCGTGTGTGATTGAGTGAGAGTATGAGCAGAGCATGAGGCAGCGCGTTTTATACAGacacaccgtgtgtgtgtgtgtgtgtgtgtgtgtgtgtgtgtgtgtgtgtgtgtgtgtgtgtgtgtgtgtgtgtgtgtgtgtgtgtgtgtgtgtgtgtaggaggaggAAGCGCTGGTCGTTGAGGGGCTGTTGAATATCTACTGGGGTCTGCGGCGACCAATCAGACTGCAGATGCACGACGACAACGAGAGACTCCACTACGGAGGAgtcaacaggtacacacacacaaatgcactaaGCCTATGTGAGTGCCAATCAGTTATGTCAATAATTTGTGTTTGTAGGAATGAGAGATCCCAGGTTCTTCCAAAGCAGACAGAATCTAACAACAACATACTCGACAGAGCTACTGACCCTGCCTTGACCTGTAagtacacacacacggacagacattacattttagtcatttagcagacactcttattcagagcgacttacagttagttagtgcattcatcttaagatacactatatacaaaagtatgtggacaccgcttcaaattagtggattcggctatttcagccacacccgttgctgacaggtgtataaaatcgagcaccaagctatgcaatctccatagacagacattggcagtaaaatggccttactgaagagctcagtgactttcaacgtggcaccgtcataggatgccacctttccaacaagtcagttcgtgacatatcttccctgctagagctgccccgttcaactgtaagtgatgttattgtgaaggagaaacaacggctcagccactaagtgataggccacacaagctcgcaGAACaggactgctgagtgctgaagcacgtagtgcataaaaatcatctgtccttgctTTCATcacttactaccgagttccaaactgcctccggaagcaatgtcagcacaagaactgttcgtcgggaacttcatgaaaggggtttccatggccgagcagccgcacacaagtctaagatcaccaagcgcaatgccaagagtcggctggagtggtgtaaagctcgcccccattggactctggagcagtggaaacacgttctctggagtgatgaatcactcatcaccatctggcagtccgacgaatgaatctgggtttggcggatgccaggagaacgctacctgcccaaatgcatagtgccaactgtaaagtttggtgaaggaggaataatggtctggggctgtttttcatttttcAGGCTCCAGtgttcagtgaagggaaatcttaatactacagcatacaattacgcTTCTAGACgcttctgtgcttccaactttgtggcaacagtttggagaaggccctttcctgtttcagcatgacaatgcccccgtgcacaaagtgaggtccatacaaaaatggtttgtcgagatcggtgtggaagaacttgactggcctgcacagagccctgacctcaaccccatcgaacacctttgggatgaattggaacactgactgcgagccaggcctaattgcccaacatcagtcccCGACCTTActgatgctcttgtggctgaatggaagcaagtccccgcagcaatgttccaacatctagtggaaagccttcccagaagagtggaggctgttatagcagcaaaggaggaccaactccatattaatgcccatgattttggaatgagatgttcgactagtaggtgtccacatacttttggtcacatAGTGTAGCTAAGtcagacaaccacatatcacagtcataagTATGTTTGTCCTCAATAAGTAGTTATCAGCAGTCAGAGCAACAACAAATACAATAAGTCAACAGTGAGTCTTTTTTTTGAGTGGTGGGTGGGGAGGTCAGTGTGAGAAGGGGGTGTGAGGGATTattgctgtgggattatttaagatactctttgaagaggtagggtttcagttgttttcagaagatgggcagggactctgctgtcctagcttcagggggaagctggttccaccattggggtgcccgGACAGaaaagagcttggactgggctgagcgggagctgaccCCCCGCTGGgttgggagggccaagagaccagaggtggcagaacagagtgatcgggttggggtgtaggtttTGAGCATAGCCTGATGGTAGGGAGGGACAGCTCCTCTTGCCGCAccataggcaagtaccatggtcttgtaggggatgcgagctttgactggaagccattggagtgtgcggaggagcgtgTGACATGGGAAAACtttggaaggttgaacaccaggcgggctgcagcattctggataaattacaggggtttgatggcacaagcggggagcccagccaatagTGAGCTGCAgcagtccagacgggagatgacaagtgcctggattaggacctacgCCGCTTACtatgtgaggtagggtcgtactctggGCATTAACCTGCAGGAgggagtcactgctttgatgtttccAGAGAACTACAGGGTTTtatccagggtcacgccaagattCGTTGCACTCTGGGATGGGGACACTGTGGTGTtatcaaccgtgatggagaggtctttgagtggGCAGGCCTTCCCGGGAGGAAAAGCAACTCCATCTGGTCGAGGTtaagcttgaggtggtgggctgacatccagacagtcaacacacacacacacacacgtgtaatcCTGCTCTATCAATCCTGTCACCTGTCGTATTACTCTATAATTAAATCTTCAGTATACCCACCTGCTACAGCACATGTgcagacaaacacagagacaccTGAGCAGGGATTACAGCTTTAGATATGCTGCCATGTGCACTTCCAGCTGGGAGGGGATACCCACTTGAAAAAAATAGCATTGATTAGGaaactgttataaatacataaatacgtACATATATCATATTTTTTCCACAATAAATATTTGAGCTTTGGATTGTATTCAGACtccattactttttccacattttacattttccacgttaccttattctaaaattgattaaattgttttttccccacatcaatctacacacaataccctgtaatgacaaatcaaaaactgctttttagaatatatcacatttacttaagtattcagactctttacttagtactttgttgaagcacctgtagcagcgattacagccttgagtcttcttgggtatgaggctacaagcttggcacacctgatttggggagtttctcccattcttctctgcagatcctctcaagatctgtcaggttggatggggagcgttgctgcacaactattttcaggtctctccagagatgtttgatcgtgttcaagtccgggctctggctgggccactcaaggacattcagagacttgtcccgaagccactcctgcattgttttggctgtgtgcttagggtcgttgtcttgttggaaggtgaaccttcaccttagtctgaggtcatgagagctctggagcagcttttcatcaagtatctctctgtactttgctctgttcatctttccctcgatcctgactagtctcccagtccttacCCCTGAACCATAtcccaccacaatgcttcaccgtagggatggtgccaggttttctccagacgtgacgcattcaggcaaaagagtttaatcttggtttcatcagaccagcgaatcttgtttctcatggtctgagagtctataggtgccttttggcaaactccaagcgtgctggcatgtgccttttactgaggagtggcttccgtctggccactctaccataaaggcctgattgtggtGTGCGgcacagatggttgtccttctggaagtttctcccatctccacagaggaactctggagctctgtcagagtgaccattggattcttggtcacctccctgaccaaggcccttctcctccaattgctcagtttggccaggcggccagctctaggaagagtcttggtggttccaaacttcttccatttaagagcgatggaggccactgtgttcttggggacctgcagaaatgttttgttacccttccccagatctgtacttcaacacaatcctgtcccaGAGCTCTACGTACAAGTCCTTTagcctcatggcttgggttttgctctgacatgtgctgtcaactgtgggaccttatactgtatagacaggtgtgtgctctcatctcaaggatgatcaatgtaaagaggatacaccagagctcaattttgagtctcataagcaaagggtctgaatacttatgtaaatacggtatttctgttattttttaaaaaataaatttgctaacatttctaaaaacctgttttgctttgtcattatggggtattgtgtgtagattgctgaggaaaaacatttatttaatcaattttagaataaggctgtaacataacaaaatgtggaaaaggtcaaggggtctgaatactttccgaaggtccTGTACATatctataaataaaataaaagtattaCGGCCTGTACAGACACTGTATAAACATTACTTTTGAGTTGGAGtatgagggggaggaggatgatgaaggtaaggaggaggagcagaaggaAGTGGAAGCTCTAATTCTTTGTTCTCTCCCTCAGGTAGTCTAGAGGAGGACGATGAGGAGGTCCCCCAGCTGCTGCGGACCAGGAGTGATGCCTCCTTCATGGGGGTCACCAGAAGGTCAAAGACACACGCACACTCTGACCTGCAGCACTTACGCTCACACAGATTCTCCATCAATGGACACTTCTATAACCACAAGGTAACACAtgcatatgtacacacacatagcTGTGCTTACTTGTAACgcgtgtcgtgtgtggaggaccaagacgcaacagggaagtatatactcatcttcttttttaatattgaagaaggagaaacaaatgaaacacgtatacaattaacggaaacgacactaacagttctgtaaggtgataagcacaaaacagaatacaactacccacaatccacaatacaaacaaacccctaattataggaccttcaaacagaagcaacgaggagccgctgcttccaattgaaggtcaagaacaaaactgcacatagaaacagagtgactagaataaacatagaaaatgccctaacatagaacatataccaaaactctagatcactctaatcaaacaccccttgTCTATACACATAGACTAACAATCCCCAaaacatataaacaaaataccccctgccacgtcctgaccatactaaacactaacaaataacacctttacaggtcagaacgtgacattacTGGTGACTCCAAAGTTGTATATGCCCTTTTTCAGAAAATATCTGGAAACCTACCTCTTCAAAAAGTATCTTGATTAATCACACCAACACTCGCACTTGTCTTTTCGTACTAGCACTGACTTGGCTGATATCTGCTTTATTTATGCTTTtttttacttactatgactgtgatatgtggagGTCTCACCTAGTTGCCTTtaaatgaatgcactaactgtaagtctctctggatagcagagtctgctaaattactgaaatgtaaatgtaaattatattGTTCCTCAAAGATCAGTTTTGGGTGCACTGCCCTTTCACTGTATATATTtgctatgtatgtgtgtgtgtttgtgtgtgcgtgtgtacgctCGTGCATGTGTTCTCTCCAGACATCAGTATTTACTCCAGCGTTCGGGTCGGTCACTAACGTCCGAGTCAACAGCTCCATGACAACACTACAGGTCCTCAACCTGCTGCTACAAAAGTTCAGAGTGAGTTATACACACATGTttttacacacactcacacaatacacacacactagtttCTCAGATGTGATTGTCATGTTTCTGACTGTCTGTGTCTCCAGGTTGAAAATAAAGCAGATGAGTTTGTTCTCTACATGGTCCACGAGTCTGGTGGTAAGTGACCACATCTTGTTCTTTTGtgccatgtgtgtgtttatgcgtggGTATGTATGGAAAAGTATATTTATGTGTATgtgtacgggtgtgtgtgtgttgcagagagAACCCCATTGAAGGACAG
Proteins encoded:
- the rassf4a gene encoding ras association domain-containing protein 4a isoform X3, which produces MADYVKLDEEKFIPKSDILSLLRTYNCYHEGKSFQLRHREEEEALVVEGLLNIYWGLRRPIRLQMHDDNERLHYGGVNRNERSQVLPKQTESNNNILDRATDPALTCSLEEDDEEVPQLLRTRSDASFMGVTRRSKTHAHSDLQHLRSHRFSINGHFYNHKTSVFTPAFGSVTNVRVNSSMTTLQVLNLLLQKFRVENKADEFVLYMVHESGERTPLKDSEYPLVYRVLHGPCEKISKIFIMETDLGEEVTHDVAQYINFEMPVLDSFVEKLKEEEEREISKLTRKYSALKSMILQQLEGITDTTDRV
- the rassf4a gene encoding ras association domain-containing protein 4a isoform X1, which gives rise to MADYVKLDEEKFIPKSDILSLLRTYNCYHEGKSFQLRHREEEEALVVEGLLNIYWGLRRPIRLQMHDDNERLHYGGVNRYTHTNALSLCECQSVMSIICVCRNERSQVLPKQTESNNNILDRATDPALTCSLEEDDEEVPQLLRTRSDASFMGVTRRSKTHAHSDLQHLRSHRFSINGHFYNHKTSVFTPAFGSVTNVRVNSSMTTLQVLNLLLQKFRVENKADEFVLYMVHESGERTPLKDSEYPLVYRVLHGPCEKISKIFIMETDLGEEVTHDVAQYINFEMPVLDSFVEKLKEEEEREISKLTRKYSALKSMILQQLEGITDTTDRV
- the rassf4a gene encoding ras association domain-containing protein 4a isoform X2 yields the protein MSDILSLLRTYNCYHEGKSFQLRHREEEEALVVEGLLNIYWGLRRPIRLQMHDDNERLHYGGVNRYTHTNALSLCECQSVMSIICVCRNERSQVLPKQTESNNNILDRATDPALTCSLEEDDEEVPQLLRTRSDASFMGVTRRSKTHAHSDLQHLRSHRFSINGHFYNHKTSVFTPAFGSVTNVRVNSSMTTLQVLNLLLQKFRVENKADEFVLYMVHESGERTPLKDSEYPLVYRVLHGPCEKISKIFIMETDLGEEVTHDVAQYINFEMPVLDSFVEKLKEEEEREISKLTRKYSALKSMILQQLEGITDTTDRV
- the rassf4a gene encoding ras association domain-containing protein 4a isoform X4, which encodes MHDDNERLHYGGVNRYTHTNALSLCECQSVMSIICVCRNERSQVLPKQTESNNNILDRATDPALTCSLEEDDEEVPQLLRTRSDASFMGVTRRSKTHAHSDLQHLRSHRFSINGHFYNHKTSVFTPAFGSVTNVRVNSSMTTLQVLNLLLQKFRVENKADEFVLYMVHESGERTPLKDSEYPLVYRVLHGPCEKISKIFIMETDLGEEVTHDVAQYINFEMPVLDSFVEKLKEEEEREISKLTRKYSALKSMILQQLEGITDTTDRV